The Nitrosomonas cryotolerans ATCC 49181 genome includes a window with the following:
- the clpP gene encoding ATP-dependent Clp endopeptidase proteolytic subunit ClpP — MVQQFELQRDLEPRNLGLIPMVIETSGRGERAYDIYSRLLKERVVFLVGPVTEASANLIVAQFLFLESENSDKDIHLYINSPGGLVSAGLAIYDTMQYIKPDVSTLCMGQAASMGSLLLTAGTKGKRFCLPNSRVMIHQPMGGFQGQASDIEIHAKEILYLKARLNEIMAKHTDQSVDVIEKDTDRDNFLSAAESVKYGLVDAVLTHRDKDTS; from the coding sequence ATGGTGCAGCAATTCGAACTACAGCGTGATTTAGAACCCAGGAATCTGGGTTTAATACCAATGGTCATTGAAACAAGCGGGCGAGGAGAACGCGCGTATGACATTTATTCTCGTTTATTAAAGGAGCGGGTGGTTTTTTTAGTCGGCCCGGTTACTGAGGCATCTGCAAATTTAATCGTAGCACAGTTTTTGTTTTTGGAATCAGAGAACTCTGATAAAGATATTCATCTTTATATTAACTCACCCGGTGGTTTGGTATCGGCTGGATTAGCAATTTACGATACCATGCAATATATTAAGCCTGATGTGAGTACGTTGTGTATGGGGCAAGCTGCAAGTATGGGGTCATTATTGTTGACAGCGGGGACAAAAGGGAAACGCTTTTGTTTGCCAAACTCGCGTGTGATGATTCATCAGCCAATGGGGGGGTTTCAAGGACAGGCTTCTGATATTGAAATACATGCGAAGGAGATTCTATATCTTAAGGCTCGTTTGAATGAAATTATGGCAAAGCATACGGATCAGTCTGTTGATGTCATTGAAAAAGATACCGATCGAGATAATTTTTTAAGTGCGGCAGAGTCAGTAAAATATGGACTCGTTGATGCAGTATTAACTCATAGAGATAAAGATACGAGTTAA
- the tig gene encoding trigger factor has product MRSNVENLGALKRRLDITASQEKIQIEVEKRLKRLAKTAKIHGFRPGKVPLKIIAQQYGLQLQQDVLNDMLQKEFDDAVKELNLRIAGYPHFEAKQASEEETQYTFSVIFEVYPDIVLGDLSQKSIEQPLVQVNADDIDKTLEIVRKQRVEYRSEARPAMKLDRVNINYHGVIDGNDIADGKAENVNLILGEGKFLKDFEESLIGMDVGQNKSFEITFPENYHGKEIAGKTVTFEVKINAVEAPVLPEIDAEFAKLLGIEGGSIEKMREEIQSNLEREVSKRVKIRLKEQIMQSLLDTTQIEAPKFLVDQELDRLMQNTRDDLEARGMKTKEMPISRDLFQDKAEYRVKLGLILAELVKIHELKAQSEQIRRVVEDAAQGYENPDEVIKWHYAASERLKEAESIVLEDNVVNWALQKVKVVDKAITFDELMGIS; this is encoded by the coding sequence ATGCGATCAAATGTAGAAAACTTAGGTGCATTGAAGCGCCGTCTTGATATCACGGCTTCTCAAGAGAAAATCCAAATAGAAGTCGAGAAACGCCTAAAGCGTTTGGCAAAGACAGCTAAGATACACGGTTTCCGCCCTGGAAAAGTGCCATTAAAAATTATCGCGCAGCAATATGGTTTGCAGCTTCAACAAGATGTCTTGAATGACATGTTGCAAAAAGAATTTGATGATGCTGTGAAAGAACTGAATTTACGTATTGCAGGTTATCCTCATTTTGAGGCAAAGCAAGCAAGCGAAGAAGAGACTCAATATACATTTAGTGTGATATTTGAAGTCTATCCTGATATTGTACTTGGTGATTTAAGTCAGAAAAGTATTGAGCAACCTTTAGTACAAGTGAATGCTGATGATATTGACAAAACGCTAGAAATTGTACGTAAGCAACGAGTGGAGTATAGATCCGAGGCGCGCCCAGCTATGAAATTGGATCGGGTTAATATTAATTATCACGGTGTTATTGATGGTAATGATATTGCTGATGGCAAAGCTGAGAATGTTAACTTGATTCTGGGAGAGGGTAAGTTTCTCAAGGATTTTGAAGAATCGCTGATTGGTATGGATGTGGGACAAAATAAGTCATTTGAAATTACTTTTCCAGAAAATTATCATGGTAAAGAAATTGCTGGTAAAACAGTCACCTTTGAGGTGAAGATCAACGCAGTGGAAGCTCCGGTATTACCAGAAATAGATGCTGAATTTGCTAAGTTGCTGGGAATTGAAGGTGGTAGTATTGAAAAAATGAGAGAAGAGATTCAGTCGAATCTGGAAAGAGAAGTATCGAAACGAGTGAAGATAAGACTTAAGGAACAAATAATGCAATCTTTACTGGATACCACTCAGATTGAAGCGCCTAAGTTTTTAGTTGACCAGGAATTAGATCGATTAATGCAGAATACTCGTGATGATCTTGAAGCACGTGGTATGAAAACTAAAGAGATGCCTATATCGCGGGATTTATTTCAAGATAAAGCGGAATACCGTGTAAAGTTGGGTCTAATCCTGGCGGAATTAGTGAAGATTCATGAGTTGAAAGCACAATCGGAGCAAATTCGCAGAGTTGTGGAAGATGCCGCGCAAGGTTATGAAAACCCAGATGAAGTTATTAAATGGCATTATGCCGCTTCAGAACGGCTTAAAGAAGCTGAATCAATTGTACTGGAAGATAATGTAGTGAACTGGGCGTTACAAAAAGTTAAAGTGGTGGATAAAGCGATAACATTCGACGAATTGATGGGGATATCCTGA
- a CDS encoding YciK family oxidoreductase, translating into MNKIKGYSATKDLLKDRVILVTGAGQGLGRAAALTYADYGATVILHGRQVEKLEQVYDEIEATNKAQAIIYPLDLEKAEDKDFKVMAQAIDQQLGRLDGILHNAASVSGLSPLENQTLEQWRSMLQINLIAPFALTRACSPLLKASPDACVIMTATTFGHNPTAYWGGFAVAKAGIEALVKIQADEWEVLPDIRINALIPGPVNTPQRAKTHPGEVKDTLIQPEDLMPAYLYLMGPDSKKISGQIVFCQSNEWYDCDGL; encoded by the coding sequence ATGAATAAAATTAAGGGCTATTCAGCAACGAAAGATCTACTGAAAGATCGTGTAATTCTTGTTACCGGCGCTGGCCAAGGATTGGGTCGTGCTGCAGCATTAACATACGCTGATTATGGTGCAACTGTAATTTTACATGGACGTCAGGTTGAGAAGTTAGAACAGGTTTATGATGAAATTGAAGCAACAAATAAAGCACAGGCGATTATCTATCCGCTTGATCTAGAAAAAGCTGAGGACAAAGATTTTAAAGTGATGGCTCAGGCAATTGATCAGCAATTAGGTCGATTAGACGGTATTTTGCATAATGCAGCATCTGTTTCTGGCTTGAGTCCACTGGAAAATCAGACGCTTGAGCAATGGCGATCCATGCTACAAATTAATTTGATTGCACCATTTGCATTGACGCGTGCTTGTTCCCCGTTACTTAAAGCTTCTCCTGATGCTTGCGTTATTATGACTGCTACTACTTTTGGCCACAATCCGACTGCTTATTGGGGCGGATTTGCCGTAGCAAAGGCCGGCATTGAAGCATTGGTAAAAATTCAGGCAGATGAATGGGAGGTATTGCCAGATATACGTATTAACGCACTTATTCCAGGCCCTGTTAATACGCCTCAGCGTGCTAAAACGCATCCAGGTGAAGTCAAAGATACATTGATTCAGCCAGAAGATCTGATGCCCGCCTACTTGTATCTGATGGGACCAGATAGTAAAAAAATTAGTGGTCAGATAGTGTTTTGTCAAAGTAATGAATGGTATGACTGCGACGGTTTGTAG
- the groL gene encoding chaperonin GroEL (60 kDa chaperone family; promotes refolding of misfolded polypeptides especially under stressful conditions; forms two stacked rings of heptamers to form a barrel-shaped 14mer; ends can be capped by GroES; misfolded proteins enter the barrel where they are refolded when GroES binds): MSAKEVKFGDSARHKMVAGVNVLADAVKVTLGPKGRNVVLERSYGAPTITKDGVSVAKEIELKDKFENMGAQMLKEVASKTSDVAGDGTTTATVLAQSIVKEGMKFVAAGMNPMDLKRGIDKAVTAAVEELKKLSKPCATAKEIAQVGSISANSDAEIGKIIADAMGKVGKEGVITVEDGSGLQNELEVVEGMQFDRGYLSPYFVSSADKQIALLENPYILLHDKKISNIRDLLPVLEQVAKASKPLLIIAEDVDGEALATLVVNNIRGILKTCAVKAPGFGDRRKAMLEDIAILTGGTVIAEEVGLSLEKVKLEDLGQAKRVEIGKENTIIIDGAGDAKGIESRVGQIRKQIEEATSDYDKEKLQERVAKLAGGVALIKVGAATEVEMKEKKARVEDALHATRAAVEEGIIPGGGVALLRAITVVSGTKGDNHDQDAGIKIVLRALEEPLRQIVTNCGDEPSVVVNKVIEGKGNFGYNAATGEYGDMVNMGVLDPTKVTRSALQNAASVASLMLTTDAMVGELPKEESGGAAGMGGMGGMGGMGGMGGMDM, encoded by the coding sequence ATGTCGGCAAAAGAAGTGAAATTCGGTGATTCAGCTCGTCACAAGATGGTGGCAGGGGTTAATGTTCTGGCAGATGCGGTCAAAGTTACATTAGGACCAAAAGGTCGCAATGTTGTTCTAGAGCGTTCTTATGGTGCTCCCACAATTACAAAAGACGGTGTTTCGGTAGCAAAAGAAATCGAATTGAAAGATAAGTTCGAAAACATGGGCGCACAGATGCTCAAGGAAGTGGCCAGTAAAACATCAGATGTAGCGGGTGATGGAACCACTACAGCGACGGTACTGGCGCAATCTATTGTTAAGGAAGGTATGAAGTTTGTCGCTGCCGGGATGAATCCAATGGATCTCAAGCGCGGCATTGACAAAGCAGTGACTGCGGCAGTTGAAGAGCTCAAGAAACTTTCTAAACCATGTGCTACAGCAAAGGAAATTGCACAAGTCGGTAGTATTTCCGCAAATTCGGACGCCGAAATTGGTAAGATCATAGCTGATGCGATGGGCAAAGTTGGTAAAGAAGGCGTGATCACGGTAGAGGATGGTTCTGGCCTGCAAAATGAGTTGGAAGTGGTTGAAGGTATGCAGTTTGATCGCGGTTATCTCTCACCTTATTTTGTGAGTAGTGCGGATAAACAAATTGCGTTGTTAGAAAATCCTTATATCTTATTACATGACAAGAAGATTTCTAATATTCGTGATTTGCTACCGGTATTGGAGCAAGTGGCTAAGGCAAGTAAACCACTATTGATCATTGCTGAAGATGTTGATGGCGAAGCGCTGGCTACTTTAGTTGTGAATAACATTCGAGGTATTCTTAAAACCTGTGCGGTTAAAGCACCTGGTTTTGGTGACCGTCGCAAAGCAATGTTAGAGGATATTGCAATTCTTACGGGTGGTACTGTAATTGCCGAAGAAGTCGGCTTGTCTTTGGAAAAAGTCAAACTAGAAGACTTGGGACAGGCTAAGCGTGTAGAAATTGGCAAAGAAAATACGATTATTATTGATGGTGCAGGTGACGCAAAGGGTATCGAAAGTCGTGTTGGGCAGATTCGTAAGCAGATCGAAGAAGCGACCAGTGACTACGATAAAGAAAAGCTGCAGGAACGAGTAGCTAAGCTTGCCGGCGGGGTGGCTCTCATCAAAGTAGGAGCAGCTACCGAAGTAGAAATGAAAGAGAAGAAGGCACGTGTTGAAGATGCGCTGCATGCAACACGCGCAGCAGTAGAAGAAGGTATCATTCCAGGCGGTGGTGTTGCGCTGTTACGTGCTATTACGGTGGTAAGCGGAACTAAAGGTGATAATCATGATCAGGATGCAGGTATTAAGATTGTGTTGCGCGCATTAGAAGAGCCACTGCGTCAGATTGTTACAAACTGTGGCGATGAGCCTTCAGTCGTTGTTAATAAGGTTATTGAAGGTAAAGGTAACTTTGGTTATAACGCTGCTACTGGTGAGTATGGTGATATGGTCAATATGGGTGTGCTGGATCCAACCAAAGTTACACGTTCAGCTTTGCAAAATGCTGCTTCGGTTGCAAGTTTGATGTTGACGACTGATGCAATGGTAGGGGAATTACCTAAAGAAGAATCTGGTGGCGCTGCTGGTATGGGCGGTATGGGCGGTATGGGCGGTATGGGCGGTATGGGCGGTATGGATATGTAA
- the groES gene encoding co-chaperone GroES, whose product MKIRPLHDRVIVKRLEEERKTSSGIVIPDSAAEKPDQGEIMAVGKGKVGDDGNVRALEVKVGDKVLFGKYSGQSVKVQGEELLVMREEDIMGVIEG is encoded by the coding sequence ATGAAAATTCGTCCTTTACATGATCGTGTGATTGTCAAACGCTTGGAAGAAGAACGCAAGACCTCGTCAGGTATTGTTATTCCTGATAGTGCGGCAGAGAAACCTGATCAAGGTGAAATTATGGCGGTGGGTAAAGGTAAAGTGGGTGATGATGGTAATGTGCGTGCACTGGAAGTAAAGGTGGGTGACAAAGTATTGTTTGGTAAATATTCTGGACAATCAGTAAAAGTTCAGGGAGAAGAACTCTTGGTCATGCGAGAAGAAGATATTATGGGCGTAATTGAAGGTTAA
- a CDS encoding bifunctional diguanylate cyclase/phosphodiesterase — protein sequence MKQNSVEVIAESYPIGNTKDKVFLSLKWKISLLSSLILLAIVMLFCIVSYWGLIADFENQRDIGYKRYAREVDRLLEDTSQDLHRVAEMIPFLDGMGAVLLKGDESEIGEVFDRHWTLLQFHNGVEFVRFYNQSNQLVANWGGVESAVDNNDEVLDWVARVNHQEVPINPLVCGKSCMQYTIAPLLVEGHKAGVVMIGISLADALLAFRKVSGADIGLFVRNPNGLSNQNDDKRISQWGVRITALTNRDENRKILAKVVREYPEISKLNDGVQVKWNELYRQIKLFPLAGSVATDAGYLVVITDVTAAVNNIHELIWQIAIIGLFGLIFSGVLLYVIFTGLLSRLKDVAFTLPLLANGKFESFRSTLFSAELKKKFRDEIDMLYEAAMTLSLQLERLENEVSSRTKILIQQRDELSKERDFIAHLLDSAQVIVLTQDLSGKIISLNTYGEMLTHYTEGELKGVPFLSILDPGGGLRDLFVCFEEIRRGQKAQFRHEAITYCKDGSTRHVVWMHSRLTWYSEDGPSVLSVGLDITEYKRVEGHLAWLADHDPLTNLFNRRRFSEELEQILSRAGRYRHSGALLFFDLDRFKYINDTSGHQAGDTILKMVAGILFHAVRTDDIIGRLGGDEFAIILPEINGEGALVVARKILDHLGEVQITINNRTHKISASIGIALFPEHGNNVHDLLAAADLAMYHAKDTGRNACYLFSSNDRSLERMHTLVYWKERIEYSHLHDNFLLYLQPIMDIRSRNITHYEVLLRMRDIDGTILPPAGFIQAAEHTGLIHAIDHMVLRKAIAQAAAINQGGHHVNFSINLSAHAFNDSELLPILKQTLAYHDLDPRTLMFEITETAALENLPRARGLMVEIKKLGCGFTLDDFGVGFSSFYYLRELPIDAVKIDGSFIRNLTDSKDDQILVNALCSVARGFGKKITAEFVENEGVFSLIEKMDIDYAQGYFIGKPAPYNKFFDEKTR from the coding sequence ATGAAACAAAATTCTGTAGAAGTTATAGCTGAATCCTATCCTATTGGTAATACTAAGGATAAGGTATTTCTTAGTTTGAAGTGGAAAATTTCACTACTGAGTAGCTTAATCCTACTAGCGATTGTGATGTTGTTTTGTATTGTGAGTTATTGGGGATTAATCGCTGACTTTGAGAATCAACGGGATATAGGGTACAAACGTTACGCAAGAGAAGTTGATCGGTTACTTGAAGATACTTCGCAAGATTTGCATAGGGTAGCGGAAATGATTCCATTTTTAGATGGAATGGGTGCGGTTTTGCTCAAGGGTGATGAAAGTGAAATTGGTGAGGTATTTGATCGGCACTGGACATTGTTACAATTTCATAATGGGGTTGAGTTTGTTCGTTTCTATAATCAGTCAAACCAACTAGTAGCGAATTGGGGGGGGGTTGAATCCGCTGTAGATAACAATGATGAAGTATTGGATTGGGTTGCTCGTGTGAATCATCAGGAGGTACCGATTAATCCCTTGGTTTGTGGAAAAAGCTGTATGCAATACACCATTGCTCCTTTATTGGTGGAAGGCCATAAGGCCGGGGTGGTGATGATTGGAATTTCTTTAGCTGATGCTCTCTTGGCATTTAGGAAAGTATCGGGTGCTGATATTGGTCTGTTTGTAAGAAATCCGAATGGTTTATCCAATCAAAACGATGACAAACGAATCTCGCAGTGGGGTGTTCGCATAACGGCTCTTACTAATAGGGACGAGAATCGTAAGATCCTTGCTAAGGTCGTGCGGGAGTATCCGGAAATTAGTAAGTTAAACGATGGTGTTCAGGTTAAATGGAATGAGTTGTATAGACAAATCAAGTTATTTCCCTTAGCTGGTTCTGTTGCGACCGATGCTGGATATTTAGTGGTTATTACTGATGTGACTGCCGCGGTGAATAATATTCACGAATTGATATGGCAGATAGCCATAATTGGTTTATTTGGGCTCATATTTTCTGGAGTTTTATTATACGTTATTTTTACGGGATTATTATCTCGGCTAAAGGATGTGGCTTTTACATTACCTCTTCTGGCGAACGGTAAATTTGAAAGTTTTCGTTCGACTCTTTTTTCTGCTGAGTTGAAAAAAAAATTCAGAGATGAAATTGATATGCTCTATGAAGCCGCAATGACTCTATCACTTCAATTAGAGAGGCTTGAAAACGAGGTTTCTTCGCGAACCAAAATCTTGATTCAGCAAAGAGATGAGTTGAGTAAAGAGCGGGATTTTATTGCACATTTACTTGATTCCGCTCAAGTCATTGTGCTGACACAGGATTTGAGCGGGAAAATAATTTCATTGAATACGTATGGAGAGATGCTGACGCACTATACCGAAGGAGAATTAAAAGGTGTTCCTTTTTTGAGCATTCTAGATCCTGGAGGCGGATTGCGAGATTTATTTGTTTGCTTTGAAGAAATACGTCGCGGACAAAAAGCACAATTCCGACATGAGGCAATTACTTATTGTAAGGATGGATCAACTCGTCATGTTGTTTGGATGCACTCCCGCCTTACCTGGTATTCCGAAGATGGTCCATCAGTCCTGTCGGTAGGCCTCGATATAACTGAATATAAACGAGTAGAGGGACATTTGGCTTGGCTGGCGGATCATGATCCATTAACTAACTTGTTTAATAGACGCCGCTTTAGTGAAGAGTTAGAGCAGATATTAAGCCGGGCTGGTAGATATCGCCACTCTGGTGCACTGTTATTTTTTGATTTGGATCGATTTAAATATATAAATGATACAAGTGGACATCAAGCCGGCGACACCATACTCAAAATGGTTGCAGGTATATTGTTTCATGCGGTTCGTACTGACGATATAATCGGTCGCCTGGGTGGAGATGAATTTGCAATTATATTGCCTGAGATCAATGGAGAGGGCGCACTTGTTGTTGCAAGAAAAATTCTTGATCATCTCGGTGAGGTGCAAATAACCATAAACAATCGAACACACAAAATATCGGCTAGCATTGGTATTGCACTTTTTCCTGAGCATGGAAACAATGTGCATGATTTGTTAGCTGCCGCGGATCTCGCCATGTATCATGCTAAGGATACGGGACGTAATGCTTGTTACTTATTTTCAAGTAATGATCGCAGTCTTGAACGTATGCACACACTGGTATATTGGAAGGAACGGATTGAATATTCCCATCTACATGACAATTTTCTACTTTATTTACAACCTATTATGGATATCCGTAGTAGAAATATTACGCATTATGAAGTGTTATTGCGTATGCGTGATATAGATGGCACGATACTTCCTCCCGCAGGTTTTATTCAGGCTGCAGAACATACCGGGCTCATTCATGCCATTGATCATATGGTATTGCGTAAAGCGATTGCACAAGCAGCTGCAATTAATCAAGGTGGACATCATGTCAATTTCTCAATTAATTTATCTGCACATGCATTCAATGATTCTGAGTTATTGCCTATATTAAAGCAAACGCTTGCTTATCATGACTTAGATCCAAGAACTTTAATGTTTGAAATTACAGAAACGGCTGCGCTGGAGAACTTGCCGAGGGCTCGTGGACTCATGGTTGAAATCAAGAAACTGGGGTGTGGCTTTACATTAGATGATTTTGGTGTCGGTTTCTCCTCTTTTTACTATTTAAGAGAGCTTCCTATTGATGCAGTTAAGATCGATGGATCATTCATTCGAAATTTAACAGACAGTAAGGATGATCAGATTCTGGTAAATGCCTTGTGTAGCGTAGCGAGGGGATTTGGTAAGAAAATTACAGCTGAGTTCGTTGAGAACGAGGGGGTGTTTTCTTTGATTGAGAAGATGGATATAGATTATGCGCAGGGTTATTTTATTGGCAAACCAGCGCCTTATAATAAATTTTTTGATGAAAAAACCAGGTAA
- a CDS encoding PEP-CTERM/exosortase system-associated acyltransferase, whose protein sequence is MNDIYTAFNEFFELVMADSEELLKEVYRLRYQVLCIEERLPGFDSSRYPYGLEEDEYDRHSSHILLRHRSSDSFIGTVRLILQDPLDPGKPFPIELHAQIDSDIVDINHLPRQHVAEISRFTIVGQFSKRRAQYASVDAELRTKGITNRRRFPSICVALIVGIVRMCAKHNISHWLSVMDPALNRLLSCYGSDLHPIGPLIDYHGIRRPYYIKLVDVLDRMYENHREIWELVTDYGRIFSLPMNDVKK, encoded by the coding sequence ATGAACGATATATATACCGCTTTCAATGAATTCTTCGAGCTGGTTATGGCTGACTCGGAAGAATTATTGAAGGAGGTCTATCGCTTACGTTATCAAGTGCTGTGTATAGAAGAGCGTCTGCCTGGGTTTGATTCATCACGCTATCCGTATGGATTAGAGGAAGATGAATATGATCGTCACTCATCCCATATTCTATTGCGGCATCGTTCGTCAGATTCCTTTATTGGCACGGTTCGTTTGATTCTTCAGGATCCTTTAGATCCGGGTAAGCCATTTCCAATCGAGCTACATGCTCAGATAGATTCTGATATCGTTGATATCAATCATTTGCCGCGCCAGCATGTCGCCGAAATTTCCCGCTTTACCATTGTTGGCCAATTCTCCAAACGAAGAGCTCAGTATGCTAGTGTAGATGCCGAGCTAAGGACGAAAGGCATAACGAACCGCCGGCGCTTTCCCAGTATTTGTGTGGCATTAATTGTCGGTATTGTACGTATGTGCGCTAAGCACAATATCAGTCATTGGCTGTCCGTAATGGATCCGGCGTTGAATCGGTTGCTGAGCTGTTATGGCTCGGATCTTCATCCTATCGGGCCGCTTATTGATTATCACGGCATACGCCGACCCTACTATATTAAACTGGTAGATGTATTGGATAGAATGTACGAGAATCATCGTGAGATTTGGGAGCTGGTTACTGATTACGGTAGAATTTTCTCTCTTCCTATGAATGATGTAAAAAAATAG
- a CDS encoding asparagine synthetase B family protein: MSGLCGWIGHDGTAVENRQLIEQMLKPIVRFDSSNAQTLIGARAGLAVAANNNGMHLYQKAGILVGLWGHVKFQDASLNQLIRTEGVAKILADNWQVKGEKILAGLVGEFSLCILNEDSGEVVLAVDRMGTRSLVYQISREGLVFSSSTDSIIQHPLIQPEIDPQSFFNYVYFHMVPGPGTIYKGQQRLLSGEYLVFQKGTVKIGQYWKANFSEMESCSFAELKQDFHDLLRSSVREAAGNQSVGAYLSGGTDSSTIAGVLGEVSNEPARTYSIGFEARGYDEMEYARIAARHFATQHHEYYVTPDDVVAAIPHIAAVFDQPFGNASAIPAFYCARMAKADGLDKLLGGDGGDELFGGNVRYAKQYLFSLYEYFPPMLREKIIEPLFLKMAGGINPLPIRKVRSYIEQARLPMPARMETYNLLGRYGYQKVFTPEFSASINSEQPCILINDTYRQVHASSLINRMLAFDWKFTLTDNDLPKVIKACELAQMEVAFPLISNEMIDFSARLEPRLKLKGTRLRYFFKEALRGFLPDEILAKQKHGFGLPFGIWLQDHKPLQDLAADSLIDLKLRNIISPEFIDKLLSQHLNEHASYHGTMVWVLMMLEHWHKQR, from the coding sequence ATGAGTGGATTGTGTGGCTGGATAGGACACGATGGAACTGCCGTCGAGAATCGGCAACTTATTGAGCAAATGCTCAAGCCAATTGTTCGATTTGATAGCAGCAACGCTCAAACACTGATTGGAGCGCGTGCTGGGTTAGCTGTTGCTGCTAATAATAATGGTATGCATTTGTATCAGAAGGCAGGCATTTTGGTTGGATTATGGGGCCATGTTAAGTTTCAGGATGCTAGTTTGAACCAGCTCATACGGACTGAAGGTGTTGCTAAAATATTGGCGGATAACTGGCAAGTAAAGGGAGAAAAGATTCTAGCAGGCCTTGTGGGAGAATTTTCTCTTTGCATATTGAATGAAGATAGCGGAGAGGTTGTTTTGGCAGTTGATCGTATGGGAACACGATCACTTGTTTATCAGATTTCGAGAGAAGGGTTGGTCTTTTCTTCATCGACGGATTCGATTATTCAGCACCCATTGATACAGCCAGAGATTGATCCACAGAGCTTCTTTAATTATGTTTATTTTCACATGGTACCCGGCCCAGGCACGATATATAAAGGTCAGCAGCGCCTTCTATCTGGCGAATATCTGGTTTTTCAGAAGGGAACAGTCAAAATTGGGCAATATTGGAAGGCAAATTTCAGTGAAATGGAGAGTTGTTCATTTGCTGAACTAAAACAAGATTTTCACGATTTATTACGGTCGAGTGTACGTGAAGCTGCAGGTAATCAATCGGTGGGTGCATATCTTAGTGGCGGGACTGACAGTTCCACCATCGCAGGTGTGTTAGGAGAAGTAAGTAATGAGCCCGCTCGAACCTATTCAATTGGTTTTGAAGCGCGTGGTTATGATGAAATGGAATATGCTCGTATTGCAGCCCGACACTTTGCCACTCAACATCATGAATATTACGTGACACCAGATGATGTGGTAGCTGCCATTCCTCATATTGCGGCCGTTTTTGACCAACCTTTTGGTAATGCTTCAGCTATACCTGCCTTTTATTGCGCGCGCATGGCTAAAGCGGATGGGTTAGATAAATTATTAGGTGGTGATGGCGGAGATGAGTTGTTTGGGGGCAATGTGCGTTACGCAAAGCAATATTTGTTTTCTCTGTATGAATATTTTCCTCCGATGTTACGTGAAAAAATTATTGAACCGCTATTCCTGAAAATGGCGGGCGGTATTAATCCATTACCGATACGTAAGGTGCGCAGTTATATAGAACAGGCGAGATTGCCAATGCCCGCGCGTATGGAAACATATAATTTGCTTGGTCGTTATGGTTATCAGAAGGTTTTTACACCGGAATTTTCTGCAAGCATTAATTCAGAGCAGCCATGCATTCTGATAAATGATACTTATCGTCAGGTTCACGCAAGCAGTTTGATCAATCGGATGTTAGCTTTTGACTGGAAATTCACATTAACAGACAATGACCTACCTAAAGTAATTAAAGCCTGTGAATTAGCGCAGATGGAAGTGGCTTTTCCATTGATCAGTAATGAAATGATAGACTTTTCTGCACGACTAGAGCCACGACTTAAGTTAAAAGGAACAAGGTTGCGCTATTTCTTTAAAGAGGCATTACGCGGATTTTTGCCAGACGAGATTCTCGCTAAGCAGAAACATGGTTTTGGTTTGCCTTTTGGGATTTGGCTTCAGGATCATAAACCTTTACAGGATTTGGCGGCGGACAGCTTGATTGATTTGAAATTACGTAACATAATCAGTCCAGAATTTATCGATAAGCTATTAAGTCAGCATTTAAATGAGCATGCCAGCTATCATGGCACCATGGTTTGGGTGTTAATGATGTTGGAACATTGGCATAAGCAACGTTAA